In Bradyrhizobium sp. WBOS07, the genomic window CACGATCATGATGAGGAGCGCGCGGGCGTAGAGGCCGGTCGGCATCCAGCCCTTGAACGCGTTGCCCATCCAGCCGTTGGCGGCGGAGACGCGGCCGGCGGCGCTCTTCAGAAGCGTCAGGCCGGTATCGATCGTGCTCATTTGGCGCGCTTCACTTGATTTATGGCGAGGCCACCAGCCGGTAGCCGATGCCGCGCACCGCCTGGAGGAACAGCGGATTGGCGGGGTCGGTCTCGATCTTGCGCCGGAGGCGGTTGATCTGCACGTCGACGGCGCGCTCGTTGACGCTGCCATTGCCGGTCAGCGCGCTGCGCGGCACGGTCTCGCCCGGCGTCTCCGAGAGAATTCGCAGCATCTCGCGCTCGCGGTCGGTGAGGTGAATGACCTCCTCGCCCTGGCGCAGCTCGCCGCGCTCGAGGTGGTAGATGTACGGACCGAAGGCGATCTTCTCGATCGTCGTGGCCTGCGGCGGCGGAGCGGCGCGCTTGAGGATGTTGTTGATGCGCAGCGCCAGCTCGCGCGGCTCGAACGGTTTTGCCACGTAGTCGTCGGCGCCGATCTGCAAGCCCTCGATGCGGGCCTCCGCCTCGTGCCGCGCCGTAAGCATCACGATCGGCACCGAGGAGGAGGTGCGGATGAAGCGGGCGAGGTCGAAGCCGGTCTCGCCGGGCATCATCACGTCGAGGATCAAGAGGTCGAAATGCAGACCCAGCAATTTCGATCGTGCATCGCCGGCGCTCGCGGCGGTGGTGACGCGGTAGCCTTCGCCGGCAAGGAAGCGCGAGAGCAGATCGCGGATGCGGCGGTCGTCGTCGACCAGCAGCAGATGCGGCGCGTCGTCGGCAGGGCGCGCCGGCGGGCGGGCGAGAGTGGCAGCGAGCGACACGGTCACTCCTTGGTGGTTTGATTGACGGAAGCGAAGATGGTCTCGAGCACCTTGTCCGGATCGTCACGATCGATCATCGCGCGCAGGAAGCGCTTGACCGTCTCGGCGTCCTGCGGACCGATCTCGGCGAGCGCCTTGGTGATGCGCGTGGTCTGCAGTCCGGCGAGCTTCTGCACCAGCGCCTCGCCTTTCGGCGTCGCATAGAGCAGGCGCTGGCGGCGGTCGTTGTCACCGGTCTTCTGCACGATGTAGCCCTCGTCCAGGAGCTGCTTGAGCACGCGGCCGAGCGATTGCTTGGTGATGCGCAGGACGTCGAGCAGGTCGGCGACTTTGAGGCCGGGATAACGGTAGACGAAGTGCATGACCCGGTGATGAGCCCGGCCGAAGCCGAAAGCCTCCAGCTCCTGGTCGGGATCGCCGACGAAATCGCGATAGGCGAAGAACAGCAGCTCGATGATATCCCAGCGCAAATTGCCTCCATCGCCTGCCGCCGGCCGGGGCTCGGCGGCGTCTTCAGCGGGACTCGCGAAATTTATGTCAGGCATATTGACGTATCTTGGGTTCAATGTTACAAAACGATCAGCCCGCACGAAATTTTAGGTCGTTTCGCGGCGGGCGGCATCGAAGCGGGACGGTGGAAAGAGCCGGACAGGCGACGACGGCCGGATCAGATCTACCGTGCGATTGTCGAGCGGCATTTCGGCAAAACATACTGGACTTCCGCCTCCCGCAAAAGCATGTCCTCAGCGACATGCTGGCCACGGGAAACCGGCCGTAACAAGGCTGGCGACGGGGTCCGGCCAGAAACCAATCAAGCCGGCCGGCCCCGACGGGGCGGGCGGGCGTGAGAAACAGCGCCGTTACCGGCAGCGGGAGCCAAGGACATGAGCATGACATTCGACATCCAGCCCGCAACCCATCCGACGCCCGAGAAGGACCGCGTGGCCAAGCTGGTCGACCCCGGCTTCGGGCGGGTCTTCACCGATCACATGGCGATCGTCCGCTACAACCAGCTCAAGGGCGGCTGGTACGAGGCGAAGATCGAAGCGCGCGCCAACTTCCAGCTCGATCCGGCCGGCGCCGTCCTGCACTACGCCCAGGAGATCTTCGAAGGCCTGAAGGCTTACAAGCGCGACGATGGCGGCGTGAACCTGTTCCGGCCCGATGCCAATGCGCGCCGCTTCAGGGATTCCGCCGACCGCATGGCGATGGCGCAGCTGCCCGAGGACGTCTTCATCGAGGCGGTCGAGCAGGTCGTGCGCATCGACCGCGCCTGGATGCCGGGCGGCGAGGGCAGTCTCTATCTGCGCCCCTTCATGATCGCGAGCGAGACCTTCCTCGGCGTCAAGCCGTCGTCCGAATACATCTTCTCGGTCATCGCCTCGCCGGTCGGCTCCTATTTCAAGGGCGGCCCTGCGCCGGTCTCGATCTGGGTGTCGGAAAACTACACGCGCGCCGCGGTCGGCGGCACCGGCGCGGTCAAATGCGGCGGCAATTACGCCGCCAGCCTGCGCGCACAGGCGGAGGCGATGCAGCACGGCTGCGACCAGGTCGTCTTTCTCGATGCGATCGAGCGTCGCTACGTCGAGGAGCTCGGCGGCATGAACGTGTTCTTCGTGTTCGACGACGGCTCGCTCTCGACGCCGCCGCTCGGCACCATCCTGCCCGGCATCACCCGCGATTCCATCATCACGCTCGCCCGCGATGCCGGCAAGACCGTGCGCGAGGAGCCGTATTCGCTCGACCAGTGGCGCAAGGATGCCGCCAGCGGCAGGCTGAAGGAAGCCTTTGCCTGCGGCACCGCCGCCGTGATCTCGCCGATCGGCAAGGTGCGTTCGGTCAGCGGCGATTTCGAGATATCGGGCGGCGCCGCCGGCCCCGTCGCCATGGGCCTGCGCAAGCAGCTCGTCGACATCCAGTACGGCCGCACCAACGATCCGCACAACTGGATCCGCAAGGTGTTTTGATTGCTTCTTCTTCCTTCTCCCCTTGTGGGAGAAGGTGGCGCGAAGCGCCGGATGAGGGGTCTCTGTCCGCATCGTTAAATCTGCGGTCGCGGAAAGAACCCCTCACCCGTCTCGCCGCTAGCGCGGCGAGCCACCCTCTCCCACAAGGGGAGAGGGGAAACGCGCATCGTTTGTGCGTTTCGTGCACTGAACGCCCTGCCACGATCTCGCGACAAAGCCAGGACGCATCAAGGCATCCTGGGTATCGCGATCATGGCAGCAAGGCTCTCCCAACCCGTGAAATGGGTCGTTCTCGCCGCAATCACCGGCATCTCGGTGTTCGGCATCCTGACGATCGGCCCGACGCACGAGGTCGTCGCGCAAGACCGCTCGCCGATCGTCGACGTGCGCACCGGCGATCCCGAGATGAATGCGGCGATGGCGCGGGCCCGCGGCACGCTGCCGGCCTTCTGGGCCTCCTATGAGGCGCAGAAGCCGTCCGAAACCGGGCACGCCCTGAAGGTGCGTTTTGCGACCCGCAAGGGTGGCGAGCACATCTGGATCGGCGAGGTGAAGAAGCAGCCCGGCGGGACCTTTACCGGCCTGTTTGCCAACCAACCCCGCGATCTGCCGGGCAAGCACGCCGGCGACAAGGTTTCGTTCACCGAGGCCGACATCTCGGACTGGATGTTCATGCGCAACGGCAAGATCGTCGGTGGCGAAACCATCAAGCCGACGCTGAAATCGCTGCCGAAGGCGGACGCCGATGCGCTGCGGGCGCGGATGGAGCAGCCGTAGAGCAGTTGCCGCCTCGCGCCCCGGCTGGTAAACGCCGCGCATGGCCGAGAAACCCAAAAAACCCCAGAAACTGAAGGCGCGTCTGCCGCGCGGGCTCGAGGATCGCGATCCCTCAGCGATCCGGGCGACGCGCGAGATGGTCGAGAAGATCCGTGCCGTCTACGAGCTCTACGGCTTCGAGCCGGTGGAGACGCCGGCGATGGAATATACCGACGCGCTCGGCAAGTTCCTGCCCGACCTGGACCGCCCGAACGAGGGCGTGTTCTCGTTCCAGGACGACGACGAGCAGTGGATCAGCTTGCGCTACGATTTGACCGCGCCGCTGGCGCGCTATGTCGGCGAGCGCTACGGCACCGACGCGCTGGTCCTGCCCTATCGCAGCTACCGCGTCGGCTACGTCTTCCGCAACGAAAAGCCGGGCCCCGGCCGCTTCCGTCAGTTCATGCAGTTCGACGCCGACACGGTGGGTTCGGCGACTCCGGCGGCGGACGCCGAGATCTGCATGATGGCGGCGGACACGATGGAGGCGCTCGGCATCGCGCGCGGCCAGTATGTCGTGAAGGTGAACAACCGAAAAGTGCTCGATGGCGTGCTGGAAGCCATTGGGCTCGCGGGTGAGGAGAACGCGGCGCGCCGGCTGACGGTGTTGCGCGCGATCGACAAGCTCGACAAGTTTCCCGCCGACGAGGTGCGCAAGCTGCTCGGTCCCGGACGCTGGGACGGCGGCGAAGAAGGCAAGGGCGACTTCACCAAGGGCGCCAATCTGAGCGAAGCCGAAGCCGACGTCGTTCTCGCCATCACCAAGCCGCGCGAGGATTGGAAAGAGGCCGTTGCCGCTGCGGAAGCCTACCTCGCCAAGAGCCCGGTCGGTCAGGCCGGCGTGAGCGAGCTGGAAGAGATTGCCAAGCTGGTCACTGCGTCGGGTTACGGTGCAGACCGCATCAAGATCGATCCCTCCGTCGTGCGCGGTCTCGAATATTACACCGGCCCCGTCTACGAGGTCGAACTGCTGCTCGAGACCAAGGACGAGAAGGGTCGCCCGGTGCGCTTCGGCTCGGTCGGCGGCGGCGGACGCTATGACGGCCTCGTCTCGCGCTTTCGCGGCGAGCCGGTGCCGGCGACCGGTTTTTCGATCGGCGTGTCGCGCCTGCAGGCCGCGCTGATGCTGCTCGGCAAGCTCGACACCAAGCCGGACTTCGGTCCCGTCGTGGTCACCGTGTTCGACCGCGACCGCGTCGCCGACTATCAGAAGATGGTGGCGTCGTTGCGCAATGCCGGCATCCGGGCCGAGCTGTATCTCGGCAACCCCAAGAACATGGGCAACCAGCTCAAATATGCCGATCGCCGCAACTCGCCCTGCGTCATCATCCAGGGCTCCGACGAGAAGGCGCGCGGCGAGCTGCAGATCAAGGACCTGATCGAAGGCGCCAAGGCGGCCGCCGCGATCGCCTCCAACCAGGAATGGCGCGAGAGCCGCCCGGCGCAGTTCTCGTGCAGCGAAGCCGATCTCGTCGCGAAAGTGCGCGAGGTCCTGGCCCGCCATGACGTAAAGTGGGGATAGCCATTCCGGCGCGCCGTCATGCCCGGGCTTGTCCCGGGCATCCACGTCTTGTTTGATGGCGACCGTCAATGGCCGGCGTCCGGCCGCAAGGGAGAGAACAATGCCTGAGATCACCATCAGCATGGCCGAAGGCCGCACCGACGAGCAGAAGGCCGGCATGATGCGCGACATCACGCAGGCGCTGGTGAAGAATCTCGGCGTCGATGCCGATGCCGTCGTCATCCAGATCAACGAAGCCCCGCTCCGCCACAAGATGAAGGGCGGCAAGACCTTCGTGGAACGCGCGGCGGCCGCGAAGAAGTAGCCGCTTCTCAAGCGTCAATCACCACTGTTGTCCCGGATCGGCGCGCGCTTAAGGCGCGCTTGTCCGGGACGACATCGAGCAAGACCCATGGACGCACGGGATTACATCACGATCGGCATGAGTGCCGAGCGCACGCTGGTGGTGCCGGCCGAGCGCACGGTCGGGCATTTCGTGCCCGGCATGCCCTTTGTTTATGCCACGCCGATGATGATCCTGGAGATGGAGATGACCTCGGGCGATGCGATCCGCTCAGCGCTGCAGCCGGGCTGGGTCACTGTCGGCACCGAGGTCGACATCCGCCATCTCGCGGCCGCCCTCGTCGGCGCGACGGTGCGGACCACCGCGAAGGTGGTCGCGGTCGAGCGCCGCGTCATCCGCTTCGAGGTCGAAGCCTACGAGGGCACGCGCAAGCTCGGCGAAGGTCGCCACGCGCGCGGGCTCGTCAATGTCGAGACGTTCAACAAGCGGCTGGGAGCCGGCACGGCGCCGTAGGGTGGGCAAAGGCGCCTTCGCCGTGCCCACCATCTGCAATTGTTGAGAGACGGTGGGCACGTCGCTTACGCTCCTTTGCCCACCCTACAGCACCGTCTTACTTCGCCAATTCTTTCGATCGCTTCGTCGCGGCGGCGATCGCGCGGATCATGAGATCGCGCAGGCCCGGCTCTCCCATCAGCACGCCGAGCGCTGCGGCGGTGGTGCCGCCGGGCGAGGTGACGTTCTGGCGCAGTGTGCCGGCGGGCAGCTCGGACTGGTGCAGCAACTCGCCGGAGCCGGAGACGGTTTGGCGTGCGAGCCTCATTGCCAGCGCCTCGGGCAGACCCGCTTCGACGCCGGCGCGTGCCAGCTCCTCGGCGAGCAGGAACACATAGGCCGGCCCGGAGCCGGAGACGGCGGTCACCGCGTCCATCAGGCCTTCGTCCTCGACCCATTCGACCGCGCCGGTGGCGCGTAGCAGCGCGTCGGCCAGTGCGCGCTGCGCGGTGCTGACGTCGTTGGCCGCGACGGCGACGGTGATGCCGCGGCCGATCGCGGCCGGCGTGTTCGGCATCGCGCGCACCACGGCGCCGCCGCAGACCTCCTGGAGTGAGGCGATCGTGGTTCCCGCCATGATCGAGACCACCGAGGTCTTGTCCGAGACGAACGCTTTCAACCTGGTGCCGGCCTCGCGGAACATCTGCGGTTTCACCGCGACGACCAGCGTCTCGACGGGGCCTGCCGTCGTCGCATCGGGATTGAGCGCGACGCCCCTGGCGGCGAGCGCGGTGATCTCGGGCGACAGATGCGGATCGATCACGGCGACACGGCGCGGGTCGAGCCCGCCCGCCAGCCATCCGGTCAGCATCGCGCCGCCCATCTTGCCGGCGCCGGCGAGCAGGATGGTGCCGGTGATGTTTTGAAGGGGGTTGTTTGCCATCGCCGTTGCCACACACTCAGGCGTCATCCCCGCGAAGGCGGGGATCCATAACCACGGGCGGTTCTAGTGGATCGAGGTGTTGGCAACAAGCCGCGTGCCACAGGTGGCCATCACGCGGTATGGATCCCGGATCGGCGCGCGCTTAGGGCGCGCTTGTCCGGGACGACAGCGGAGGGCGAGGCGAGCCCTACGCCTCTCCGACCGTGTCGAACATCGCGGCGTCCATGGCCTCGGTGGTGGTCTTGCCCGCCCATACCACGAACTGGAACGCCGGGAAATAGCGCTCGCAGGCATGGATGGCGCCGGCAAGCATGGCCTCGCATTGCGCGGTCGAGGCGGTGAGGCCGCCCGGCAGCACCAGGGCCTGGCGGTGCATCACCATGCCGGTGTTGGTCCACAGATCGAAATGACCGACCCACAGCTGCTCGTTGACGGCGGCGACGAGCCGCTGCACCTCGCCGCGGCGCGCGTGCGGAATCTTCATGTCGAAGGCGCAGGCCAGATGCAGCGCCTCGATCTCGCCCATCCAGGTGAAGGAGAGCTGGTAGTCGGTCCATTGTCCCTTCGAGACAATCGTGAGTTCGTCTTCGCCGGAGCGTTCGAACGGCCAGTTGTTGCTGGCAGCGATATCCTCGACCACCGCGAGCGGATGGCTTCTGGAATCGATAGTGCCTTCGAGCAGGGACATGCCGTCTCGACCTCTTGCCTTCTTGTTGTCCTTGATACGCACGCGGTCGGCCCGGCACGCTCTCCCTCAACGTCGCTGCTGCGATCCCTCAGGGTCGCTCATGCGATCCCCAGGTCGCTGTTACGATCCCCTCGGATCAGCGCGGGCCTGTCGCGGATCAAGTGATGTGATTTGCGGAATCTGCGCAACGGGGTCCGGAGTCCGTCCACAAGCCAGGACTCGTTCGTCCACAGCTCATCTCCGCCACAATTCTTAACGTCGAAAGCCTCGGATCCCGATCGAGGAGAACAAACCGGAATCGGATTCGGGGGCGCCAATCGTTAATTCCGTCCCACGAGGGCCGGACCGCCAACAGGACCTCTACGCCGGCATGGGACCATGCGATTTGCCCATGCGGAACGCGCTTGCCGCGCCGGCGCGCCGGCGGCATATTTCCGCCCAGGCCGTTCATCCCGAGCGGCCGATGTTCTCAGGGCGGGGTGAAAGTCCCCACCGGCGGTAAGGGTCGAAAGGCCCAAGCCCGCGAGCGCCTTCCCCAAGGGGTAACCCGAAGGGAAGGGTCAGCAGATTCGGTGCAACTCCGAAGCCGACGGTCAAAGTCCGGATGAAAGAGAACGGTCGGTAGCAGACGCATCGCAAGGTGCGGCTGCTTGTCGTTCCGTGTGCCCTGATTCTGGTCCTTAAACTGAGGAAAGCCATGAATCAGATGTTGCAAGACCCCCAAGTCCAAAACTCAGACGTCCAACCGCCGCCGGTTCCGCAAGGACCCGCGACCGGGCATCCGCGCTTTGCCAAGCCGCAGCGGGTGGCCTTCGTACAGGCCTGCTGGCATCGCGACGTGGTCGAGGAGGCCCGCATCGCCTTCCTGAAGGAGGCGGAGGCAAGGCACCTCACCCATGTCGACGTGTTCGAGGTGCCGGGCTCGTTCGAGATCCCGCTGCACGCGCAGGTCCTCGCCAAGACGCGTCGCTACACCGCGATCGTTGCGGCCGGCCTCGTCGTCGACGGCGGCATCTATCGCCACGAATTCGTCGCCGACACCGTGATCAAGGCCTTGATGGACGTGCAGCTGCGCACCGAGGTGCCGGTGTTCTCGGCGGTGCTGACGCCGCAGCAATTCCACGAGACCGAGGTGCACTACGACTTCTTCCGCAAGCACTTTGCCATCAAGGGCGTGGAAGTCGCGGCAGCCTGTGCCGAGACCTTGCTCGGCCTGGAGCGCCTGCGCGGTCAGGTCGCCGCGGGGATCGTGGGGTAGGCAGGCTGCCGTAGGGTGGGCAAAGCGCAAACGTGCCCACCTTCTCTCGCAAATGAAAAAAGGTGGGCACGGCGCTTTGCGCCTTTGCCCACCCTACGAGACTTCTCGGATCGAAAAAATCAGTCGAACAGGCTCGACACCGATTCTTCTGCGGCCGTGCGCGCGATCGCATCCGAGATCAGGCTGCCGATCGGCAGCGTGCGGATGTTCGGCGCCTTGGTCACCGCCTCCGTCGGCAGGATCGAGTCGGTGATCACCAGCTCCTTCAGCTTGGAGCCGGAGATGCGGGCGGCCGCGCCGCCGGAGAGCACGCCGTGCGTGATGTAGGCGTAGACGTCCTTGGCGCCCTTGGCGAGCAGTGCGTCGGCCGCATTCACCAGCGTGCCGCCGGAATCGACGATGTCGTCGACGAGGATACAGGTGTAGCCGGCGACATCGCCGATCACGTTCATGACCTCGGATTCGCCCGGGCGCTCACGGCGCTTGTCGACGATCGCGAGCGGGGTGTTGATGCGCTTGGCGAGGCCGCGCGCGCGGGCCACGCCGCCGACGTCGGGCGAGATCACCATCACCTTGGAGAGGTCGAACTTGTCCTTGATGTCGCGCACCATCAGCGGCGCCGCATAGAGATTGTCGGTCGGGATGTCGAAGAAGCCCTGGATCTGGCCGGCATGCAGGTCGAGCGTCATGACGCGGTCGACACCGGCCTGCGTGATCAGATTGGCGACGAGCTTGGCCGAGATCGGCGTGCGCGAGCCCGATTTGCGGTCCTGCCGGGCGTAGCCGAAATAGGGCAGCACCGCGGTGATGCGGCGCGCCGAGGAGCGGCGCAGCGCGTCGGTGATGATCAGGAGCTCCATCAGATGGTCGTTCGCGGGAAACGAGGTCGACTGGATGACGAAGGCATCCGAGCCGCGGACGTTCTCCTGGATCTCGACGAAGATTTCCATGTCGGCGAAGCGCCGGACCACCGCCTTGGTCAGCGGCAGGTCGAGGCCTTGCGCGATCGCCTGCGCGAGGGCCGGATTGGAGTTGCCGGCGACGAGCTTGATGGAGCCGTTTTTGGCCGACATAGACGCTTCCTCCCGCGCTTTGCTGGATACGACGTTCAACATCTCAGATCCCACTGGAAGCACGGTTACGACGGGCGAGGAAATATCAGGCGGGAGGCTGCAATGGCAACCCGGAAGGCTACGTTTTCCCTTCGAAAATCCTGAGTCGGGCCAACGGTTTGGCCGCAACTTGAGGCCGTGGTTTAGCGGGGGTTATCGCTCGGCATAGCCGAGCGCGGAGGACGGCATGTCCGACGTCGGCGCCTCGGGAATCACGCTCGCCACCGCCGGTCCCCGCAAGCCAGGCGCTGCGCCAGGTGAGTCCGGCGTGCCGTTGATCATGTTGGAAAGTCCACTGAATCCGGCCTGGGCGATCTTCCGCAGCACCAGATCGTCGGCGGCCGCCCACGCGTCGCGGCCGGCCTTGACCGAGGTCGGTTCCTCGCCGGACAGGCGCAGCGCGCGCTGCTGATTGGCGTCGTAGACGTCCCAGACCCAGGCGATCACGGTCTTGCCGCGGACGATCTGGGCGGAGAGGTAGCTGCGCACGCGGTAGGCGGCCGAGCCCTCGCGGGAGACCACGGACAGGCTGCGCAGCTTGGATTCGCTGTCGAGCACGCCGACCATGCGGTCGAACACCTGCGGCGGCGGCCCGTCGATCGATTCGAACGCCACCGTCGCGCCCGAGCCGGTGCTCGGCGCCATCGCATAGGAATTCGCGGCGCCGCCACCGCCGGCACAGCCGCCAAGCGCGGTCGCAGCCGCCAGCAGCATGGCCGCCAGCACGCGCGAACCCGCACGGCCCAGGATGAATGACGCGTCCCTCATTATGGAGGGCAGCGATATCGTTAAAATCGATTAAGGTCTAGGGCGGCGGCGCACGGACACACAGTGTCATTCCGGGGCGCGCCGCTTGGCGCGAGCCAGGAATCCATTTCTCCGCGTGAATTGCCGCCCGATGGATTCCGGGTTCTCGCTTCGCGAGCCCCGGAATGACACAGTGCGTTGCCCTTGTGTTCACGCTTCGAGCGCGATCGCATGCACGTGGCGGCCGTAATCCGGCTCCTTGCGATGCACCGAGCGGCGATAGCTGAAGAAGCGCTCGTCGGCATAGGTGTCGAGGCCGAGATCGTCGATCATCAGGATGCCGGCGGCCTCGAGCCGCTGGCGGATGAAGCCGGCGAGATCGAACATCGCGTGTCCCTCGCGCACCGACGGGATGAAGAACATGGCGTTGTCCGCATCCGCCTCGATGAAGCGCGCCACGAACTCGTTGCCGACCTCGTAGCTGTCCTGGCGGATCAGCGGCCCGATCGCCGCGATGATGCCGCCGCGCGTGGCGCCGAGATCCTCCATCGCCGAAATCGTCGCCTCCAGCACGCCGGTGAGCGCGCCTTTCCAGCCGGCATGTGCACCGCCGATCACGCGTGCATGGGGATCGACGAACAGCACCGGTCCGCAATCGGCGGTGGAGACGCCGAGCGCGATGCCGGGCGTTTTCGTCACCAGCGCATCGCCCTTCGGCCGCGGCCCGCTCGGCCATGGTGTCTCGGCAACCAGCACGTCGGGCGAGTGGATCTGGTGCAGGCTGAGGAAGCGGTCCGCGCCGACACCGACATGCTCGGCCATGCGGCGGCGGTTCTCCGCGACGAGGCCCTGATCGTCGTTGGAGCCGAGCCCGCCGTTCAGCGCGGCATAGATGCCGCCGGAGACGCCGCCTTCGCGCGTGAAGAAGGCATGGCGCAGGCCGGGCACAGCTGCCAGCAGCGAGGAGGTGAGCGTCATCAATTGCCTCCGGCCTGTTCGAAATCGCTGAGGCCGGCAATGCCCGTCAGCCGCGGCTCGGAGATGCCGAGCACCTTGAACATCGAGCCCATGCCGCTGCGCCCGGTGTCGGTCAGGCGCTTGAGCGCGATCGAAATGTCGGTGGCGACTTCCGGCGTGGCCTTCTGCATCAAGGCGGCGGCCCTCGTATCGATGCCGATGCGCTTGAGGAAGTCGCCTTGCGTCACCGGCCCGTGCACGCGCGCGCCGACGTCCTCGGCCGCGCGCGCCAGCGCCTGGAAGTCGACATGGGCGGTGACGTCGGCCTGGCCCGGCGCCTTCAGGGGATCGACGAAGGTGTGGCGGGCAATCGCCTGGAAGGTGTCGCCGGCGTCGCTGCGCAGATGGCCGTAGTCGATGATCAGGGCGGCGCCGTCCTGGTCGCGCACGCGGGTGGCGAGCTTCATGATCTCGCCGTCGGGCCGCCATTCGAACACGGCGCCGATAGGTGCGGCGCGCACCAGGGGCGGCAGCAGCACGTCGAAGCGCGGGGTCGGCTCCGGCGCTGCGCCGAACTGAAGCCTGCCGTTGCCGTCGATCTCGATCACGCGCTCGTGCCAGCCGTTCTCGAGGCGGACCATCTGGTGAATCGGCAGCACGTCGAAATATTCGTTGGCGAGGATGATGCTCGGGCCATCAGGCACGTCGTCGATGCTGTCGTGCCAG contains:
- a CDS encoding class I SAM-dependent methyltransferase, whose protein sequence is MTDQPLLDEIKALIKASGPMPVWRYMELCLMHPRHGYYVSRDPLGREGDFTTAPEVSQMFGELLGLWTASVWKQMGSPQFLRLIELGPGRGTMMADALRALRVLPPLYQALHIHMVEVNPVLRERQGATLSAVRNISWHDSIDDVPDGPSIILANEYFDVLPIHQMVRLENGWHERVIEIDGNGRLQFGAAPEPTPRFDVLLPPLVRAAPIGAVFEWRPDGEIMKLATRVRDQDGAALIIDYGHLRSDAGDTFQAIARHTFVDPLKAPGQADVTAHVDFQALARAAEDVGARVHGPVTQGDFLKRIGIDTRAAALMQKATPEVATDISIALKRLTDTGRSGMGSMFKVLGISEPRLTGIAGLSDFEQAGGN